The Metabacillus litoralis genome contains a region encoding:
- a CDS encoding UDP-glucose dehydrogenase family protein yields MQIAVVGTGYVGLVTGVCLSDIGHNVTCVDIDESKVERMKQGISPIFEPGLEELMVKNYEAGRLNFTTKHADAFNDAQVVYIAVGTPQREDGTADLRFIEQVAKDIAQNLQNDAVVVTKSTVPVGTNEKVKRIILEYLTKDVNVEVVSNPEFLREGSAVSDTFNGDRIVIGADSEQAAAIIEEVNKPFGIPIYKTDIRSAEMIKYASNAFLATKISFINEISNLCEKLGANVSDVAKGMGMDDRIGNKFLQAGIGYGGSCFPKDTNALVQIASFVEHEFNLLKSVIQVNNEQQRLLLKKAKERFGSLEGKTVALLGLAFKPNTDDMREAASITLAHELVQEGAKVVGYDPIAMDNAKNLLPAETIYTNSAEEAVKMADVVFIVTEWDEIKNIKFVDYVNWLEVPVIFDGRNCYDLEEAAKYKVEYHSIGRKSINNLS; encoded by the coding sequence ATGCAAATTGCAGTAGTAGGAACCGGCTATGTTGGGCTTGTTACCGGAGTATGCCTATCCGATATCGGCCATAACGTTACATGTGTAGACATTGACGAATCAAAAGTAGAACGAATGAAACAGGGCATCTCCCCAATCTTTGAACCAGGCTTAGAAGAGCTTATGGTCAAAAACTATGAAGCAGGCCGCCTGAACTTTACAACAAAGCACGCGGATGCTTTCAATGACGCGCAGGTAGTTTATATTGCCGTTGGTACTCCTCAGCGCGAAGACGGTACAGCAGATCTGCGCTTCATCGAACAGGTAGCGAAGGACATTGCCCAAAACCTACAAAACGATGCAGTCGTTGTCACAAAGAGCACAGTGCCAGTTGGAACAAATGAAAAGGTAAAGAGAATTATCCTTGAGTACTTAACGAAAGACGTAAACGTTGAGGTAGTCTCTAACCCAGAATTCCTTCGTGAGGGCTCTGCCGTGTCGGATACGTTTAATGGTGACCGTATTGTTATTGGAGCAGACTCAGAGCAAGCAGCAGCTATTATAGAAGAAGTAAACAAGCCATTTGGTATTCCTATCTATAAAACAGATATCCGCAGTGCTGAAATGATCAAGTATGCATCAAACGCATTCCTTGCTACAAAGATCAGTTTCATTAACGAAATTTCAAACCTTTGTGAAAAATTAGGCGCAAATGTAAGTGATGTTGCAAAAGGTATGGGAATGGACGATAGAATTGGGAATAAATTCTTGCAGGCAGGAATAGGCTATGGAGGGTCATGTTTTCCGAAGGATACAAACGCGCTTGTCCAAATCGCAAGCTTCGTTGAGCATGAGTTTAATTTATTAAAATCTGTAATCCAGGTTAACAACGAACAACAGCGTTTACTCCTTAAGAAAGCAAAGGAACGTTTTGGTTCACTGGAAGGCAAAACAGTTGCATTACTTGGTCTTGCATTTAAACCAAACACAGATGATATGCGTGAAGCAGCTTCAATCACTTTAGCTCATGAACTAGTGCAGGAAGGGGCTAAAGTCGTAGGCTACGATCCAATCGCCATGGATAATGCGAAGAACCTACTACCAGCAGAAACGATCTACACAAATTCAGCAGAAGAAGCTGTGAAGATGGCAGATGTTGTTTTCATCGTGACCGAGTGGGATGAAATCAAAAACATCAAATTTGTCGATTATGTGAACTGGTTAGAGGTTCCGGTTATTTTTGATGGACGAAACTGCTATGATTTAGAAGAAGCGGCAAAATATAAGGTAGAATATCACTCAATTGGAAGAAAATCCATTAATAATTTATCTTAA
- the galU gene encoding UTP--glucose-1-phosphate uridylyltransferase GalU: MKVRKAIIPAAGLGTRFLPATKAQPKEMLPIVDKPTIQYIIEEAVASGIEDIMIVSGRGKRAIEDHFDKSYELEETLAKKGKDKVLAEVQEISNLANIHYIRQKEPKGLGHAINCASRFIGNEPFAVLLGDDIVKSDVPCTKQLIDMYEKYECSVVGVQPVPDEDVSKYGIIAPKQDQQKPGVITVDSLVEKPAKEDAPSNYAIMGRYILTPDIFNILDDLPAGAGGEIQLTDALKILNDIQSVVAYPFTGVRYDVGDKFGFIKASVDFALQREDLKNQVYEYLKEVVSKDNGGR, encoded by the coding sequence ATGAAAGTACGTAAGGCGATTATCCCTGCAGCAGGGTTAGGAACAAGATTTTTACCAGCAACAAAAGCACAACCAAAGGAAATGCTACCAATCGTAGATAAACCAACGATTCAATATATTATCGAAGAAGCTGTTGCGTCTGGAATCGAAGACATTATGATCGTCAGTGGTCGTGGTAAACGCGCAATTGAAGATCATTTTGATAAATCATATGAGTTAGAGGAAACACTAGCTAAAAAGGGTAAAGACAAGGTTCTGGCGGAAGTTCAAGAGATTTCAAACCTTGCAAACATCCACTACATCCGTCAAAAAGAGCCAAAAGGTCTTGGTCATGCAATCAACTGTGCAAGCCGTTTTATCGGAAACGAGCCTTTTGCCGTGCTTTTAGGGGATGATATTGTAAAATCAGATGTTCCTTGTACAAAGCAATTAATTGATATGTACGAAAAATATGAGTGCTCTGTTGTGGGTGTACAGCCTGTACCTGATGAAGATGTATCGAAATACGGGATCATCGCTCCTAAGCAAGACCAGCAAAAGCCAGGAGTAATTACAGTTGATTCTTTAGTAGAAAAGCCAGCTAAGGAAGATGCACCATCAAACTATGCCATCATGGGGCGTTACATCTTAACGCCAGACATCTTTAACATCTTAGATGATCTACCAGCAGGTGCCGGTGGAGAAATTCAATTAACAGACGCATTAAAAATCTTAAACGACATTCAATCTGTTGTAGCGTACCCATTCACAGGTGTTCGCTATGATGTGGGAGATAAATTCGGCTTTATTAAAGCATCAGTTGACTTCGCTCTACAACGCGAAGATTTGAAGAATCAAGTGTATGAGTACTTAAAAGAGGTAGTCAGCAAAGATAATGGAGGCAGGTAA
- a CDS encoding glycosyltransferase family 2 protein: MDKPLVSIITPSYNSTKFIPATIESVLSQTYQNWEMLIVDDCSKDESRKVIREYTEKDDRIKLIELQENSGAAVARNTAIKAAKGKYVAFLDSDDLWVPKKLEKQIEFMEINDYAFTYSKYQLMDVDGNKLDRVIDVPRNIDYNGLLSNTIIGCLTAVVNIEKTGPIEMPNIRTRQDFALWLSILKRGIKAHGLQEVLAYYRLVPGSISSNKVKAAKQTWKVYREVEKLGLLRSMFSFTGYALNAVKKTYLK, encoded by the coding sequence GTGGACAAGCCATTAGTATCGATCATCACACCTTCTTACAATAGTACAAAGTTTATCCCGGCAACGATTGAGTCTGTCCTCTCGCAAACCTATCAAAACTGGGAAATGCTGATTGTGGATGACTGTTCAAAGGATGAATCACGAAAAGTCATTCGAGAGTACACAGAAAAAGATGACAGAATCAAATTAATAGAGTTACAAGAAAACAGTGGTGCTGCTGTTGCGCGCAATACAGCGATTAAAGCAGCTAAAGGAAAGTATGTTGCTTTCTTAGATAGTGATGATTTATGGGTGCCAAAAAAGCTCGAAAAGCAAATTGAGTTCATGGAAATCAATGATTATGCTTTTACATATTCAAAGTATCAGTTAATGGACGTGGATGGTAATAAGCTTGACCGCGTCATAGATGTACCAAGAAATATTGATTATAACGGTCTACTAAGCAACACAATCATTGGATGCTTAACAGCCGTTGTGAATATAGAAAAAACAGGTCCAATCGAAATGCCGAACATTCGAACAAGACAAGACTTCGCTCTATGGCTTTCGATTTTAAAACGAGGCATCAAAGCACATGGCCTTCAAGAGGTATTAGCCTATTACCGATTGGTACCGGGCTCAATTTCTAGTAACAAAGTAAAAGCTGCAAAACAAACATGGAAAGTATATCGAGAGGTTGAAAAGCTCGGGCTACTTCGCTCAATGTTTAGTTTTACCGGCTATGCGTTGAATGCAGTTAAAAAAACGTATTTGAAATAG
- a CDS encoding glycosyltransferase, protein MKIAVLGPASNVHTKKFLDYYDKQGFDIINISFDSHKDDQDRSHWKNVKTRYLNVGSNKLTYFLTVSTLKKILKEEKPDILHAHYVSSYGVIGALANYHPYVISVWGMDIFDFPKEGALNTYMVKYALKKADMIGSTSEVMKVETAQYTDKNIEVTPFGVNLDVFKPNEVRTESDKVNFGIVKTMTEKYGIRYLLQGYALFKEQVDEATYKNTHLTIVGGGPKLEEYQNLATELNIADQTTFTGKIPHDQVPNKINEFDVFFVPSTLDSESFGVAAVEAQACEVPVVVANVGGLPEVVLDKQTGFVIPTKDAQVIADKMIYFINNPEEGKKMGKLGREHVSKHYQWEENAAYMVSLYQKNLL, encoded by the coding sequence ATGAAGATTGCCGTCTTAGGACCAGCAAGTAACGTACACACAAAAAAGTTCCTTGATTACTATGATAAGCAAGGTTTTGACATCATCAACATTAGCTTTGACAGCCACAAGGATGACCAAGATCGTTCGCATTGGAAAAACGTCAAAACGCGCTACCTTAATGTTGGTTCGAATAAACTAACTTACTTTCTAACGGTATCAACTCTTAAGAAAATATTAAAAGAGGAAAAACCGGATATTCTTCATGCTCACTATGTATCGAGCTATGGAGTAATCGGGGCACTGGCGAATTATCACCCGTATGTGATATCAGTTTGGGGAATGGATATTTTTGACTTCCCAAAAGAAGGTGCTTTAAATACATATATGGTAAAATATGCATTGAAAAAAGCTGACATGATTGGCTCAACAAGTGAGGTCATGAAGGTAGAAACAGCTCAATATACAGACAAGAATATTGAAGTGACTCCATTTGGTGTGAACCTTGATGTGTTTAAGCCAAATGAAGTACGAACCGAATCAGACAAGGTCAACTTCGGTATTGTGAAAACGATGACAGAAAAGTACGGTATTCGCTACCTGTTACAAGGGTATGCTCTTTTTAAGGAGCAAGTGGACGAGGCAACGTATAAGAACACCCACCTAACTATTGTTGGGGGAGGTCCAAAGCTTGAGGAATATCAGAATTTGGCCACAGAGTTAAACATTGCTGACCAAACAACATTTACGGGGAAAATCCCACATGATCAAGTTCCAAACAAAATCAATGAGTTCGATGTATTCTTCGTACCTTCAACTCTTGATAGTGAAAGCTTCGGGGTCGCGGCTGTTGAAGCTCAAGCCTGTGAGGTTCCGGTTGTTGTTGCAAATGTTGGTGGCCTGCCTGAGGTTGTTTTAGATAAGCAAACTGGCTTTGTCATCCCAACAAAGGATGCACAAGTGATCGCAGACAAAATGATTTATTTCATTAACAACCCTGAAGAAGGCAAAAAGATGGGTAAGCTTGGGCGCGAGCATGTGTCAAAGCATTATCAATGGGAGGAAAACGCTGCTTATATGGTTTCCCTCTATCAAAAGAATTTATTATAG
- a CDS encoding glycosyltransferase, which produces MKHILVYFPYELQKNPKSGSGVRPKRIVEAFKQYCEEENLELVVISGTTSERQAAIEHYHARNDYNNALFCYMENSTMPYWFTDPDRKPKNVKLDSGFWSTLKQHNIPISLFYRDVYWKFDDMYVPPKGIKFLRYLMRQVYKQELKTYQKYVDLLYLPSLEMNKYVGWQGEVSELPPGMEKVEKRNNISLKLEKPYQAVFVGGISDQVGMLMLLEAFKVLNENEHVINLELVCRENEYTKYQEMHKYEQYHWLKVSHLSGDQLIEVYDRSHLALIPREKNAYHDFAVPVKLFEYLSHHLPVAATDCDAQARLLKEEDFGAVSTVDPEQYGKAILDLLQPDTYNQTKQNIELKAWENHSWYARVKKVANDMLRIKEGRS; this is translated from the coding sequence ATGAAGCACATTCTCGTGTACTTTCCATATGAACTACAAAAAAATCCGAAAAGCGGATCAGGTGTTAGGCCAAAACGAATTGTCGAAGCGTTTAAGCAATATTGTGAAGAAGAAAATCTCGAGCTTGTTGTCATCTCAGGGACAACGTCAGAAAGACAAGCAGCAATCGAACATTATCATGCGCGTAACGACTACAACAATGCTCTTTTCTGTTACATGGAAAACAGCACAATGCCATACTGGTTTACAGATCCGGATCGTAAGCCTAAGAACGTTAAGCTAGACAGCGGTTTCTGGAGCACATTGAAACAGCACAACATTCCGATCAGCTTGTTTTACCGAGATGTGTACTGGAAGTTTGACGACATGTATGTGCCACCAAAAGGAATTAAGTTTTTACGCTATTTAATGAGACAAGTTTATAAGCAAGAGCTAAAAACATACCAAAAATATGTAGACCTACTTTATCTACCTTCATTAGAAATGAACAAATATGTGGGCTGGCAAGGTGAAGTAAGTGAGCTACCTCCAGGTATGGAGAAAGTTGAAAAAAGAAACAACATCTCATTAAAGCTGGAAAAGCCATACCAAGCAGTTTTCGTCGGTGGAATCAGTGACCAAGTTGGGATGCTAATGCTTCTTGAAGCATTCAAAGTACTAAACGAAAATGAGCATGTCATTAATCTTGAATTAGTCTGCCGTGAAAATGAGTACACTAAATATCAAGAAATGCATAAGTACGAACAATATCATTGGTTAAAGGTAAGCCATTTATCAGGTGACCAGCTAATCGAAGTGTACGACCGTTCCCACTTGGCGTTAATTCCAAGGGAGAAAAATGCATACCACGATTTTGCAGTGCCTGTTAAATTGTTTGAATACCTTTCACACCACCTGCCTGTTGCGGCAACAGATTGTGATGCTCAAGCTCGACTTTTAAAAGAAGAAGACTTCGGCGCTGTGTCAACAGTTGATCCAGAACAATACGGAAAGGCTATTCTCGACCTTCTGCAGCCTGACACATACAATCAAACAAAGCAAAACATCGAGCTAAAAGCATGGGAAAACCATAGCTGGTATGCAAGAGTGAAAAAAGTTGCAAACGATATGCTGCGCATAAAAGAAGGGAGGAGCTAA
- a CDS encoding NAD-dependent epimerase/dehydratase family protein encodes MKVLVTGGCGFIGSHIVDKLIQEKHDVYVVDNLVSGHKKNVDPSVQIMDCDINSDLMEKVIQDFQPEAIIHQAAQVSVAHSINDILYDENVNIRGSVNLIDLARKYGIKKIVFASSAAVYGNPVSLPVDLAHPTNPLSPYGVSKLSVEYYLKMASQTFGLDYTILRYANVYGPRQDAHGEGGVIAIFSDCLANGKSPTIFGDGEQTRDFVYVEDVAGANVRALTMGHNQTLNVSSGEEITVNKLFETMQEAAGTSLEVNYREERSGDIRKSVLCNKVTKEQLNWNPETSLLEGLQNTLNFYK; translated from the coding sequence ATGAAGGTTCTTGTAACTGGCGGATGTGGATTTATCGGTTCACATATCGTCGATAAATTAATTCAAGAAAAACATGATGTATATGTGGTTGATAACCTGGTGTCAGGGCACAAGAAAAACGTAGATCCAAGCGTGCAAATCATGGATTGTGATATCAACAGTGATTTGATGGAAAAAGTAATCCAAGATTTTCAACCTGAAGCAATCATTCATCAAGCTGCACAGGTGAGTGTAGCTCATTCAATAAATGATATATTGTACGATGAAAACGTAAATATACGTGGTTCCGTAAATTTAATCGACTTAGCAAGAAAGTATGGGATTAAGAAAATAGTGTTTGCATCATCTGCAGCTGTTTACGGAAATCCTGTTTCACTTCCAGTCGATTTAGCTCATCCGACAAATCCATTATCTCCATATGGTGTATCTAAGCTGTCGGTTGAATATTATTTAAAAATGGCTAGTCAAACATTTGGACTAGATTACACCATTTTGCGTTATGCTAACGTATATGGACCTCGCCAGGATGCACACGGTGAAGGTGGCGTTATTGCGATTTTTTCTGATTGCTTAGCAAACGGAAAATCACCGACAATCTTTGGTGACGGTGAGCAAACAAGAGACTTTGTTTATGTAGAAGACGTTGCTGGAGCAAATGTCCGTGCATTAACAATGGGTCATAACCAAACATTGAATGTATCTTCCGGAGAGGAAATTACTGTGAACAAGCTTTTTGAAACGATGCAAGAAGCCGCAGGAACATCCTTGGAAGTCAATTATAGAGAAGAACGAAGCGGAGATATCCGTAAGAGTGTCCTTTGCAACAAAGTGACGAAGGAACAGTTAAACTGGAATCCGGAAACATCACTGCTAGAAGGACTGCAAAACACATTAAATTTTTATAAGTAA
- a CDS encoding sugar transferase encodes MSTIRRFSIFLIAMFLVFEVIRMAINRAESTIFQTSSYQRLAVIPKETVYNLYLKRFFDILVASIGLIFATPIILITMILIKLESPGKALFFQERVGYKGKNFNVIKLRSMRSDAEKNGAQWASKNDPRVTKVGAFIRKTRIDELPQLVNVIRGDMSLIGPRPERPEFTEEFERDIPGFKMRLLVKPGLTGWAQVNGGYDITPKEKLEYDLIYIKNMGFLLDLNTAFKTIRVIFTGEGAR; translated from the coding sequence ATGAGTACCATTAGAAGGTTCTCTATTTTTTTGATAGCCATGTTTTTAGTATTTGAGGTGATAAGGATGGCAATAAATCGAGCAGAGTCAACAATATTTCAAACAAGTTCATATCAACGATTAGCCGTAATACCGAAGGAAACAGTATATAACTTATATTTAAAACGTTTTTTTGACATTCTAGTTGCAAGCATTGGCTTAATCTTCGCTACCCCTATCATTTTAATCACGATGATATTGATTAAGCTGGAATCACCGGGTAAGGCTTTGTTTTTCCAAGAGCGTGTAGGGTATAAAGGGAAAAACTTCAATGTGATCAAACTTCGCTCTATGAGATCTGATGCCGAGAAAAACGGCGCACAGTGGGCTAGTAAGAATGATCCTCGTGTAACGAAAGTGGGCGCGTTTATTCGTAAAACACGAATTGACGAGCTTCCGCAATTAGTTAACGTGATTAGAGGGGACATGAGCTTAATCGGTCCTCGACCAGAAAGACCTGAATTCACAGAAGAGTTTGAGCGTGATATTCCAGGCTTTAAAATGCGTTTATTAGTGAAGCCGGGCTTAACTGGCTGGGCGCAGGTGAATGGCGGATACGACATTACACCGAAAGAAAAATTAGAATATGATTTAATTTATATAAAAAACATGGGATTTTTATTAGATTTAAACACTGCATTTAAGACAATAAGAGTTATCTTTACAGGTGAAGGTGCTAGGTAG
- the tagU gene encoding polyisoprenyl-teichoic acid--peptidoglycan teichoic acid transferase TagU — MREARKKKNKWLWITLSIIGLLLISVGGYAYYIFQSAANTVETIHEDIDREVSEKRPEQVVFTEKDPISILLMGVDEREGDVGRADTLILMTINPNKNSTQMVSIPRDTRTEIVGKGTQDKINHAYAYGGTQMAIDTVENFLDVPVDYFVKINMDSFKDTVDAVGGVTVENTLDFSYDGHDFPKGTLTLDGEEALAYTRMRKEDPRGDFGRQDRQRQVIEGVMKKGASITSITKFGDMFNVVQNNVKTNLTFDEMWDIQENYKEASRNLTQFQVEGSGDKINGVYYYIVSEEERLALSEQLREHLEISGTTASVE; from the coding sequence ATGAGAGAAGCTAGAAAAAAGAAGAATAAATGGCTTTGGATTACCTTAAGCATCATTGGCTTACTTCTCATCAGTGTGGGCGGCTATGCCTATTATATTTTTCAATCAGCAGCCAATACAGTTGAGACCATTCATGAAGATATCGACAGAGAGGTATCCGAAAAAAGACCGGAACAAGTAGTGTTTACCGAAAAAGACCCAATATCCATCTTGCTAATGGGTGTGGATGAACGTGAGGGTGACGTCGGGCGCGCTGACACTCTTATTTTAATGACCATAAATCCAAATAAAAACTCAACACAAATGGTCAGCATCCCTCGTGACACACGAACAGAGATTGTCGGCAAGGGTACTCAAGATAAAATTAACCACGCCTATGCTTATGGCGGTACCCAAATGGCAATTGACACGGTGGAGAATTTTCTCGACGTCCCTGTTGACTATTTTGTGAAAATCAATATGGATAGCTTCAAAGATACGGTCGACGCAGTCGGCGGTGTCACAGTGGAAAATACATTAGACTTCTCGTATGATGGCCATGACTTTCCTAAAGGCACATTAACTTTAGATGGCGAAGAGGCTTTAGCCTACACACGGATGCGTAAAGAGGATCCCCGCGGAGACTTCGGACGCCAGGACCGCCAGCGCCAGGTCATTGAAGGTGTAATGAAAAAAGGGGCCAGCATTACTTCGATCACAAAATTTGGTGATATGTTCAATGTTGTCCAAAATAACGTTAAAACGAACTTAACCTTTGATGAGATGTGGGACATTCAAGAAAATTATAAAGAAGCTAGCAGAAACCTCACTCAATTCCAGGTCGAAGGGTCGGGGGATAAGATTAATGGGGTTTATTATTATATTGTTTCTGAGGAAGAACGTTTGGCGTTGTCGGAGCAGTTGAGGGAGCATTTGGAGATTTCGGGGACGACGGCTAGTGTGGAGTAG
- a CDS encoding histidinol-phosphatase — MKFDLHTHHERCGHALGTIEDYVKQAIDYGLKYIGISDHTPYFHSDEDQLYPGIAMAKSDLVKYVEEVLHLKEKYQDKIHVLLGMESDFFPDHFNVYREQLLKYPFDYIIGSVHYVHDVNIFKKGRWEGLTSQEQIEVKDEYYRLIQQSAKSGFFQVLGHIDAMKGYYPEFSAIETNMIDSTLEVIGQEDVAIEINTSGKTKYCGGWYPSDEILERALHYNVKVTFGSDAHKPERICDEFELVQKRLKEIGFKEWAYFVEKKRYLTSL; from the coding sequence ATGAAATTTGATTTACATACACATCACGAGCGCTGCGGACACGCACTTGGAACGATTGAGGATTATGTGAAGCAGGCGATTGATTATGGCTTAAAGTATATTGGGATTTCTGATCATACTCCGTATTTTCACAGTGATGAGGATCAGCTATACCCAGGCATTGCTATGGCAAAAAGTGATCTTGTTAAATATGTGGAGGAAGTGCTCCATTTAAAGGAAAAATATCAAGATAAAATACATGTGCTACTAGGGATGGAAAGTGATTTTTTTCCGGATCATTTTAATGTTTATCGTGAGCAGCTTCTCAAGTATCCGTTTGATTACATAATCGGTTCTGTTCACTATGTGCACGATGTGAATATTTTTAAAAAAGGTCGCTGGGAAGGGTTAACGTCACAGGAGCAGATTGAAGTAAAGGATGAGTATTACCGTCTCATTCAGCAGTCAGCCAAAAGTGGCTTCTTTCAGGTGTTAGGGCATATTGACGCGATGAAAGGCTATTATCCTGAGTTTTCTGCGATTGAAACAAATATGATTGATTCAACATTAGAAGTCATCGGCCAAGAGGACGTGGCGATCGAAATCAACACGTCGGGTAAAACAAAATATTGTGGTGGCTGGTATCCGTCTGATGAAATTTTAGAACGAGCTCTACATTATAATGTAAAAGTAACATTCGGTTCCGATGCTCACAAGCCTGAGCGAATTTGCGATGAGTTTGAGCTCGTTCAAAAAAGGCTGAAAGAAATTGGTTTTAAAGAGTGGGCTTATTTTGTGGAGAAGAAACGATATTTAACAAGCTTATAA